The proteins below come from a single Streptomyces tubercidicus genomic window:
- a CDS encoding DUF3117 domain-containing protein, which produces MAAMKPRTGDGPLEVTKEGRGIVMRVPLEGGGRLVVELTPDEAKALGEALDKVTV; this is translated from the coding sequence ATGGCGGCCATGAAGCCGCGGACGGGCGACGGCCCGCTCGAGGTGACCAAGGAGGGGCGGGGCATCGTCATGCGTGTTCCGCTCGAAGGCGGCGGGCGGCTCGTCGTCGAGCTGACCCCCGACGAAGCCAAGGCCCTGGGTGAGGCCCTGGACAAGGTCACCGTCTGA
- a CDS encoding O-methyltransferase yields the protein MRQLRGQERAITGNRQTSLAFAEAYGAGTIDDSAEAALHWSRDRAREAGIRTVTTGTGSALRLLAAAVDAKAVAEIGTGTGVSGIYLLHGMRPDGVLTTVDLEPERQAFAKQAFRAAGFAGNRARFIPGRALDVLPRLADGGYDLVYCDGDLMECLEYLAESLRLLRPGGLVCFEGVFADGRTVDSAVQPAEVLRLRELLRTVRESTTLVPSLLPVGDGLLCAVKRG from the coding sequence TTGCGTCAACTACGGGGACAGGAGAGGGCCATTACCGGCAACCGGCAGACGAGCTTGGCATTCGCCGAGGCGTACGGCGCCGGGACCATCGACGACAGCGCCGAGGCCGCTCTGCACTGGTCCCGTGACCGTGCGCGGGAAGCCGGTATCCGCACGGTGACCACCGGCACCGGCTCGGCCCTCCGTCTGCTCGCCGCCGCCGTCGACGCCAAAGCGGTCGCCGAGATCGGCACCGGCACGGGCGTGTCGGGCATCTACCTCCTGCACGGCATGCGGCCCGACGGGGTGCTGACCACCGTGGACCTGGAACCCGAGCGGCAGGCGTTCGCCAAGCAGGCGTTCCGCGCGGCGGGCTTCGCCGGGAACCGCGCCCGCTTCATCCCCGGCCGCGCCCTGGACGTGCTGCCCCGGCTCGCCGACGGCGGATACGACCTCGTGTACTGCGACGGCGACCTGATGGAGTGCCTGGAGTACCTCGCTGAATCGTTGCGGCTGCTGCGCCCCGGCGGCCTGGTGTGCTTCGAGGGCGTCTTCGCCGACGGCCGTACGGTCGATTCGGCGGTGCAGCCCGCGGAGGTGCTGCGGCTGCGGGAGCTGCTGCGGACCGTAAGGGAGAGCACGACGCTCGTGCCGTCCCTGTTGCCGGTCGGCGACGGGCTGCTCTGCGCCGTCAAACGCGGCTGA
- a CDS encoding TIGR00730 family Rossman fold protein gives MASPEGAPVPEEQRLGPVLRRQEQVQSGTTDQRLLDSEGPSEWVHTDPWRVMRIQSEFVEGFGALAELGPAVSVFGSARTPRDCEEYDAAVRIGRALVEAGFAVITGGGPGAMEAANKGANEAGGTSVGLGIELPFEQGMNEYVNLGVDFRYFFVRKTCFVKYARGFVVLPGGLGTLDELFEALTLVQTRKVTRFPIVLFGTAYWSGLVDWLRDTLIAQGKASMHDLELFHLSEDVDEAIALVTKEVGI, from the coding sequence ATGGCCAGTCCCGAGGGAGCACCGGTCCCGGAGGAGCAGCGGCTGGGTCCCGTACTGCGCCGCCAGGAGCAGGTGCAGAGCGGCACCACGGACCAGCGGCTGCTGGACTCCGAAGGTCCCTCCGAGTGGGTGCACACCGACCCCTGGCGCGTGATGCGCATCCAGTCGGAGTTCGTCGAGGGCTTCGGCGCGCTGGCCGAGCTGGGTCCGGCCGTCAGCGTCTTCGGCTCGGCCCGTACGCCGCGTGACTGCGAGGAGTACGACGCCGCCGTCCGGATCGGGCGGGCCCTGGTGGAGGCCGGGTTCGCGGTGATCACCGGTGGCGGTCCCGGCGCCATGGAGGCGGCCAACAAGGGCGCCAACGAGGCCGGGGGGACCTCCGTGGGGCTGGGCATCGAGCTGCCCTTCGAGCAGGGCATGAACGAGTATGTGAACCTCGGCGTGGACTTCCGGTACTTCTTCGTCCGCAAGACGTGTTTTGTGAAGTACGCCCGCGGGTTCGTGGTGCTCCCCGGCGGCCTCGGCACCCTCGACGAGCTCTTCGAGGCGCTCACCCTCGTCCAGACCCGTAAGGTCACCCGCTTCCCGATCGTGCTGTTCGGCACGGCCTACTGGAGCGGACTGGTCGACTGGCTGCGCGACACCCTCATCGCCCAGGGCAAGGCGTCGATGCACGATCTGGAGCTCTTCCACCTCAGCGAGGACGTGGACGAGGCGATCGCGCTGGTCACCAAGGAGGTCGGGATCTAG
- a CDS encoding sec-independent translocase: protein MFFDIGPLELVAIVILAVLIFGPDKLPKVIQDVMAVVRKIRAFSDSAKEDIRSELGPEFKDFEFEDLKPKNFVRKHVLEKDEYGLKDLQEIRNGFDLKKEMAEVTDAVHGYDSASSAAPSNGSGLSLSKESPSASDGRPDMVKRTAQPDERPPFDADAT, encoded by the coding sequence GTGTTCTTCGATATAGGACCCCTTGAGCTGGTCGCGATCGTGATCCTTGCCGTACTCATCTTCGGTCCGGACAAGCTTCCCAAGGTCATCCAGGACGTCATGGCCGTCGTCCGCAAGATCCGGGCGTTCTCCGACAGCGCCAAGGAAGACATCCGCAGCGAGCTGGGGCCGGAGTTCAAGGACTTCGAGTTCGAGGACCTCAAGCCCAAGAACTTCGTGCGTAAGCACGTCCTGGAGAAGGACGAGTACGGCCTCAAGGACCTTCAGGAGATCCGTAACGGCTTCGACCTGAAGAAGGAGATGGCCGAGGTCACCGACGCCGTCCACGGCTACGACAGCGCCTCCTCCGCCGCGCCCTCGAACGGCTCGGGCCTGAGCCTGTCCAAGGAGTCGCCGTCCGCCTCCGACGGCCGCCCCGACATGGTCAAGAGGACCGCTCAGCCGGACGAGCGTCCGCCGTTCGACGCCGACGCCACCTGA
- the dapE gene encoding succinyl-diaminopimelate desuccinylase, with protein MERSTDHPALDLSLDAAALTAQLVDFPSESGNEKDLADAVEHALRALPHLTVDRYGNNVVARTHLGRAERVVLAGHLDTVPIAGNVPSRLDENGVLWGCGTCDMKSGVAVQLRMAATVPAPNRDLTFVFYDQEEVAAHLNGLGHVADAHPDWLAGDFAVLLEPSDGQVEGGCQGTLRVLLRTTGERAHSARSWMGDNALHAAAPILAKLAAYEPRRPVIDGLEYREGLNAVRIEGGVANNVIPDACTVTVNFRYAPDRTPDEAVAHVREVFADCPVDEFVIDDHSPGALPGLSHPAAKAFMESVGGSAMPKFGWTDVSRFSSLGVPAVNYGPGYSLLAHKKDERVEVDRILHCEERLRAWLTA; from the coding sequence ATGGAGCGCTCCACAGACCACCCCGCCCTCGACCTCTCGCTCGACGCCGCCGCACTCACCGCGCAGCTCGTCGACTTCCCCTCCGAGAGCGGCAACGAGAAGGATCTCGCCGACGCCGTCGAGCACGCGCTGCGCGCGCTCCCGCACCTGACCGTCGACCGCTACGGCAACAACGTCGTGGCCCGTACGCACCTGGGCCGCGCCGAGCGGGTGGTGCTCGCCGGGCACCTCGACACCGTGCCGATCGCCGGCAACGTCCCCTCCCGGCTGGACGAGAACGGCGTGCTGTGGGGCTGCGGCACCTGCGACATGAAGTCCGGGGTCGCCGTCCAGCTGCGGATGGCCGCCACGGTCCCGGCGCCCAACCGTGACCTGACCTTCGTCTTCTACGACCAGGAAGAGGTCGCCGCGCACCTCAACGGGCTCGGCCATGTCGCCGACGCCCACCCCGACTGGCTCGCCGGAGACTTCGCCGTCCTCCTGGAGCCCTCCGACGGCCAGGTGGAGGGCGGCTGCCAGGGCACCCTCCGGGTCCTGCTGCGCACCACCGGCGAGCGCGCCCACTCCGCCCGCAGCTGGATGGGCGACAACGCGCTGCACGCCGCCGCCCCGATCCTGGCGAAGCTCGCCGCGTACGAGCCGCGCCGCCCGGTCATCGACGGCCTCGAATACCGCGAGGGCCTCAACGCCGTACGCATCGAGGGCGGCGTCGCCAACAACGTCATCCCGGACGCCTGCACGGTCACCGTGAACTTCCGCTACGCACCGGACCGCACCCCCGACGAGGCGGTGGCCCATGTACGCGAGGTCTTCGCGGACTGCCCCGTGGACGAGTTCGTCATCGACGACCACTCCCCGGGCGCGCTGCCCGGACTGTCCCACCCGGCGGCCAAGGCCTTCATGGAGTCCGTCGGCGGCAGTGCGATGCCCAAATTCGGCTGGACCGATGTCTCGCGGTTCAGCTCCCTGGGCGTCCCGGCCGTCAACTACGGACCCGGCTACTCCCTGCTCGCCCACAAGAAGGACGAGCGGGTGGAGGTCGACCGCATCCTGCACTGCGAGGAGCGGCTGCGCGCCTGGCTGACCGCCTGA
- a CDS encoding DivIVA domain-containing protein produces MFWFLLIAMVVVVAAVTLVVVGGGDGGGLRDSEPDRLLDPLPGDRPVARADVDAVRLPVTVRGYRMTDVDDVLDRLSAELAERDARIAELEAALAGAHASAMGGPGLIQDGPPVLGPEAEPAPGPGEQESANGPEAPGKRPEGEEPS; encoded by the coding sequence GTGTTCTGGTTCTTGCTGATCGCGATGGTCGTGGTGGTGGCCGCGGTCACGCTCGTGGTCGTCGGCGGTGGTGACGGCGGGGGGCTGCGGGATTCCGAGCCGGACCGGCTGCTCGACCCGCTGCCGGGGGACCGCCCGGTGGCCCGCGCCGATGTGGACGCCGTCCGCCTTCCGGTGACCGTCCGTGGTTACCGGATGACCGACGTCGACGACGTCCTGGACCGCCTGAGCGCCGAACTCGCCGAGCGGGACGCCCGGATCGCCGAGCTGGAGGCCGCGCTGGCCGGTGCGCACGCCTCCGCCATGGGCGGCCCGGGGCTGATACAGGACGGCCCGCCGGTGCTCGGGCCGGAGGCGGAGCCCGCCCCGGGACCCGGTGAGCAGGAATCCGCGAACGGACCGGAAGCGCCCGGGAAGCGACCGGAAGGCGAGGAGCCGTCATGA
- the folP gene encoding dihydropteroate synthase, translated as MLRLGNREFGAHEPVIMAIVNRTPDSFYDQGATFRDEPALARVEQAVADGAAIIDIGGVKAGPGEEVSAEEEARRTVGFVAEVRKRFPDVVISVDTWRHEVGEAVCEAGADLLNDAWGGVDPRLAEVAARYDVGLVCTHAGGAEPRTRPHRVTYDDVMADILRVTLGLAERAAELGVRRDAIMIDPGHDFGKNTRHSLEATRRLGEMRDTGWPVLVSLSNKDFVGETLDRPVKERVLGTLATTAVSAWLGARVYRVHEVAETRQVLDMVASIAGHRPPAVARRGLA; from the coding sequence ATGCTGCGGCTGGGGAATCGCGAGTTCGGCGCGCACGAGCCGGTGATCATGGCGATCGTCAACAGGACGCCGGACTCGTTCTACGACCAGGGCGCCACGTTCCGTGACGAGCCCGCCCTCGCCCGGGTGGAACAGGCGGTGGCCGACGGTGCCGCGATCATCGACATCGGCGGCGTCAAGGCCGGTCCCGGCGAGGAGGTGAGCGCCGAGGAGGAGGCCCGCCGCACGGTCGGGTTCGTCGCCGAGGTCCGCAAGCGCTTCCCCGATGTGGTGATCAGCGTCGACACCTGGCGGCACGAGGTCGGTGAGGCGGTCTGCGAGGCGGGTGCGGATCTGCTCAACGACGCCTGGGGCGGCGTCGATCCACGGCTCGCCGAAGTTGCCGCGCGGTATGACGTCGGTCTGGTGTGCACCCACGCGGGCGGCGCCGAACCGCGTACCCGCCCCCACCGGGTGACGTACGACGACGTGATGGCCGACATCCTGCGGGTGACGCTCGGACTGGCCGAGCGGGCCGCGGAGTTGGGCGTCCGGCGGGACGCGATCATGATCGATCCGGGCCACGACTTCGGGAAGAACACCCGGCACAGCCTGGAGGCGACCCGCAGGCTGGGTGAGATGCGGGACACGGGCTGGCCGGTTCTGGTCTCGCTGTCCAACAAGGACTTCGTCGGCGAGACGCTCGACAGGCCGGTCAAGGAACGGGTGCTCGGCACCCTGGCGACCACCGCCGTCTCGGCCTGGCTGGGCGCCCGGGTCTACCGCGTCCACGAGGTCGCCGAGACCCGCCAGGTGCTGGACATGGTGGCCTCGATCGCCGGCCACCGGCCCCCGGCGGTCGCCCGCCGGGGACTGGCCTGA
- a CDS encoding zf-HC2 domain-containing protein, which yields MSGNGGPSPAEQHLGDRLAALVDGELGHDARERVLAHLATCGKCKAEADAQRRLKNVFAQAAPPGPSEGLLARLQQLPGGDPEGPGSRLGNGGLGRGEFARGGGAFGYVPSGGHSGHAMAAFPTQSRGRGFRVPEADRPAQRRRFAFAAAGAVSLAAFALGGALPLEAAVDLPGGRIDGGGTAVTPLGDSPAADSGSLLRGAEFAAGKSGARPPSGGPPLAPAPSAMALYGPGTTPPAPYASVSAPLSAPAGRFGLSPLIAETGPAPPYHLSPLTAVTGNSPVRKNPPALPQPEPKRPLIGSASAAGPSAEAGASARR from the coding sequence GTGAGCGGCAACGGCGGTCCGTCCCCCGCCGAGCAGCATCTCGGCGACCGCCTTGCGGCCCTGGTCGATGGCGAGTTGGGGCATGACGCGCGCGAGCGGGTGCTCGCGCATCTCGCGACCTGCGGTAAATGCAAGGCAGAGGCCGACGCCCAGCGTCGGCTGAAAAACGTCTTCGCCCAGGCGGCGCCCCCCGGTCCCTCCGAGGGCCTGCTGGCGCGTCTGCAGCAACTGCCCGGCGGTGACCCGGAGGGTCCCGGCAGCCGGCTCGGCAACGGCGGCCTCGGCCGCGGTGAATTCGCCCGAGGCGGCGGCGCGTTCGGCTATGTCCCCTCCGGGGGCCACTCCGGCCATGCCATGGCGGCGTTCCCCACCCAGTCGCGCGGCCGCGGCTTCCGGGTGCCCGAGGCCGATCGTCCCGCGCAGCGGCGCCGGTTCGCTTTCGCGGCGGCCGGTGCGGTCTCCCTCGCGGCCTTCGCGCTGGGCGGCGCCCTCCCGTTGGAGGCGGCCGTCGACCTCCCCGGCGGACGCATCGACGGCGGCGGCACGGCCGTCACCCCGCTCGGCGACAGCCCGGCCGCCGACAGCGGTTCGCTGCTCCGCGGTGCGGAGTTCGCCGCCGGGAAGTCCGGCGCCCGCCCACCGTCCGGCGGTCCGCCCCTGGCCCCGGCCCCCAGCGCCATGGCCCTGTACGGCCCCGGTACGACGCCCCCCGCCCCCTATGCCTCGGTGTCGGCACCGCTCTCCGCCCCGGCCGGGCGCTTCGGCCTCTCGCCGCTGATAGCCGAGACCGGTCCGGCGCCGCCGTATCACCTCTCGCCGCTGACCGCCGTGACCGGCAATTCCCCGGTACGGAAGAATCCGCCGGCACTCCCGCAGCCGGAGCCCAAGCGCCCGCTGATCGGCTCCGCGTCCGCCGCCGGCCCCTCCGCCGAGGCCGGAGCCTCCGCCCGGCGCTGA
- the sigE gene encoding RNA polymerase sigma factor SigE: MTNTADRFRPHGPKGMGGASTADSATTATFAADADAQWTPPSWEEIVSTHSARVYRLAYRLTGNQHDAEDLTQEVFVRVFRSLSTYTPGTFEGWLHRITTNLFLDMVRRRQRIRFDALGDDAAERLPSREPSPQQHFNDTHFDADVQQALDTLAPEFRAAVVLCDIEGLSYEEIAATLGVKLGTVRSRIHRGRSHLRKSLKHRAPASRAEERAQRRSLAVVPTQEVGIA; this comes from the coding sequence GTGACAAACACTGCTGACCGTTTCCGCCCCCATGGCCCGAAGGGCATGGGAGGGGCCTCCACCGCCGACTCCGCGACCACCGCGACCTTTGCCGCAGACGCGGATGCGCAGTGGACTCCGCCCAGCTGGGAGGAGATCGTCAGCACCCACAGTGCACGGGTCTACCGCCTCGCCTACCGCCTCACCGGCAATCAACACGACGCCGAGGATCTCACCCAGGAGGTGTTCGTCCGCGTCTTCCGCTCGCTGTCGACGTACACCCCCGGCACCTTCGAGGGCTGGCTGCACCGCATCACGACCAACCTCTTCCTGGACATGGTCCGGCGCCGGCAGCGCATTCGCTTCGACGCGCTCGGTGACGACGCCGCCGAGCGGCTCCCCAGCCGCGAGCCCTCCCCGCAGCAGCACTTCAACGACACCCACTTCGACGCCGATGTGCAGCAGGCCCTGGACACCCTGGCGCCCGAGTTCCGCGCCGCGGTCGTCCTGTGCGACATCGAGGGGTTGTCGTACGAGGAGATCGCCGCGACCCTCGGCGTCAAGCTCGGCACGGTCCGTAGCCGGATCCACCGTGGCCGCTCCCATCTGCGCAAGTCCCTCAAGCACCGGGCCCCGGCCAGTCGCGCCGAAGAGCGCGCGCAGCGGCGCTCGCTGGCCGTGGTGCCCACGCAGGAGGTCGGAATCGCGTGA
- a CDS encoding heavy metal transporter has protein sequence MSAPSSAPRRRSRLWRTTAAVAVLIALAGYLAVQYVTGGPGAPQCTVRAEGDAQPYELSPEQAANAATISAVASSRGLSERAVTIALATAMQESGLRNIDFGDRDSVGLFQQRPSQDWGTVRQIMDPVYSAGEFYRHLAKVPGYSRLPLTVAAQKVQRSGYPQAYAKHEANAARLTGALTGRDQDALTCAESSPVDGKAGGAATVRERLVREFGPGVLPRAGGGGRTAGGGSGVTIPVPASGAVAAGEDGRRGWELAMWAMAHSAELHIEQISYAGRMWTADEAGKGWQRQPSGSAAAAHHVRIITAQ, from the coding sequence GTGTCCGCCCCGTCCTCAGCTCCCCGCCGCCGCTCCCGCCTGTGGCGCACCACCGCAGCCGTCGCCGTACTGATCGCACTGGCCGGCTATCTCGCGGTCCAGTACGTGACCGGTGGCCCGGGAGCACCGCAGTGCACGGTCCGCGCCGAGGGCGATGCGCAGCCCTACGAGCTGTCCCCGGAGCAGGCCGCGAACGCCGCGACGATCTCGGCGGTGGCGTCCTCGCGCGGGCTGTCGGAGCGGGCGGTGACCATCGCGCTGGCGACCGCGATGCAGGAGTCGGGACTGCGCAACATCGACTTCGGTGACCGGGATTCGGTGGGGCTCTTCCAGCAGCGGCCGTCGCAGGACTGGGGCACCGTGCGGCAGATCATGGATCCGGTTTATTCGGCCGGGGAGTTCTACCGGCATCTGGCGAAGGTGCCCGGCTACTCCCGGCTGCCGCTGACCGTCGCCGCGCAGAAGGTGCAGCGCAGCGGCTATCCCCAGGCCTACGCGAAGCACGAGGCGAACGCCGCACGGCTGACCGGGGCGCTCACGGGCCGCGATCAGGACGCGCTGACCTGCGCGGAGAGCAGCCCGGTGGACGGGAAGGCGGGCGGCGCCGCGACCGTGCGGGAGCGGCTGGTGCGGGAGTTCGGCCCCGGTGTGCTGCCGCGGGCGGGCGGCGGAGGCCGCACCGCGGGCGGCGGGAGCGGGGTGACGATACCGGTCCCGGCGTCCGGCGCGGTGGCCGCGGGCGAGGACGGGCGACGCGGCTGGGAGCTGGCCATGTGGGCGATGGCGCACTCCGCCGAGCTGCACATCGAACAGATCTCTTACGCCGGCCGGATGTGGACGGCGGACGAGGCGGGGAAGGGCTGGCAACGGCAGCCGTCCGGTTCCGCGGCGGCCGCGCATCACGTTCGTATCATCACCGCGCAATAG
- a CDS encoding S1C family serine protease: MPAAPYPGPPPSTPPTAPTGTTGEARSPLTPPADQPHPAGSAAAHPQPTPGSAAAPQPATTQSAPVAPTATPTAGPDPAQEGADGAFVPHPGDGGPRPASATKPHAGADPAQEPTDGPFVPHPGDGGPRPASATAPYAAAPQPGTPSPGDHAPAPTPGAPAAPAATPGAAPGPTPNPNPNPTPQPAWHQYDPWSAPLQGGPAAPPPAPRLRRGPLVAGAVALALLAGGVGGGIGAYVERYGGISDINLSQSAAEEGGRKPDTVAGIAQSALPGVVTLHVRGSAEQGTGTGFVLDHQGHILTNNHVVEPAGGGSGEISVTFSGGQTAKARVIGRDGGYDLAVVQVEGVAGLRPLTLGNSDSVRVGDPVVAIGAPFDLANTVTAGIISAKQRPITAGGQKGDGSDVSYVDALQTDAPINPGNSGGPLVDAKARVIGINSAIRAADSGSGLDGGAQGGSIGLGFAIPINQAKRVAEELINTGRATHPVIGVTLEMEYAGDGARVDERGKDGKDPVIPGGPGAKAGIKAGDVITKVDGAPVHSGEELIVKIRSHRPGDTLALTLQRGGKERSVRLSLGSSSTD, from the coding sequence ATGCCCGCCGCGCCCTACCCGGGCCCGCCGCCGTCGACGCCGCCCACCGCGCCCACCGGCACGACCGGCGAGGCGCGCTCGCCCCTCACGCCGCCCGCCGATCAGCCACACCCGGCCGGGTCGGCCGCCGCACACCCGCAGCCCACCCCCGGGTCGGCCGCCGCTCCCCAGCCCGCCACCACACAGAGCGCCCCCGTGGCCCCCACCGCCACCCCGACCGCCGGACCCGACCCGGCACAGGAAGGCGCTGACGGCGCCTTCGTCCCGCACCCCGGCGACGGCGGCCCCCGCCCGGCCTCCGCGACCAAGCCCCACGCCGGAGCCGACCCGGCGCAGGAGCCCACGGACGGCCCCTTCGTCCCCCACCCCGGCGACGGCGGCCCCCGCCCGGCCTCCGCCACCGCCCCCTACGCGGCCGCGCCCCAACCCGGCACCCCCAGCCCCGGCGACCACGCCCCGGCCCCTACCCCCGGCGCGCCCGCCGCCCCGGCCGCCACCCCAGGCGCGGCCCCCGGCCCCACCCCGAATCCGAACCCGAACCCCACCCCCCAACCCGCCTGGCACCAATACGACCCCTGGAGCGCACCGCTCCAGGGCGGCCCCGCAGCCCCGCCGCCCGCCCCCCGCCTCCGACGCGGCCCCCTGGTCGCCGGCGCCGTAGCGCTCGCGCTGCTCGCGGGTGGTGTCGGCGGCGGCATCGGCGCGTACGTCGAGCGCTACGGCGGCATCAGCGACATCAACCTTTCGCAGTCCGCGGCCGAGGAGGGTGGCCGTAAGCCCGACACCGTCGCCGGGATCGCGCAGAGCGCGCTGCCCGGGGTGGTCACGCTTCACGTGCGGGGCAGCGCCGAACAGGGCACCGGCACCGGCTTCGTGCTCGACCACCAGGGACACATCCTCACCAACAACCACGTCGTCGAACCGGCCGGCGGCGGCAGCGGCGAGATCTCGGTGACCTTCAGCGGCGGCCAGACGGCCAAGGCCAGGGTCATCGGCCGGGACGGCGGCTATGACCTCGCCGTCGTCCAGGTGGAGGGCGTCGCGGGGCTGCGGCCGCTCACGCTCGGCAACTCCGACTCGGTGCGGGTCGGCGACCCGGTGGTGGCGATCGGCGCACCGTTCGACCTCGCCAACACCGTCACGGCCGGGATCATCAGCGCCAAGCAGCGCCCGATCACCGCGGGCGGCCAGAAGGGCGACGGCAGCGATGTGTCGTATGTGGACGCGCTGCAGACCGATGCCCCCATCAACCCGGGCAACTCCGGCGGCCCGCTGGTGGACGCCAAGGCACGGGTGATCGGCATCAACAGCGCCATCCGCGCCGCCGACAGCGGCAGCGGCCTGGACGGCGGCGCCCAGGGCGGCAGCATAGGGCTGGGCTTCGCCATACCCATCAACCAGGCCAAGCGGGTAGCCGAGGAGCTGATCAACACCGGCCGGGCAACACACCCGGTGATCGGCGTCACGCTGGAGATGGAGTACGCCGGTGACGGGGCGCGGGTCGACGAGCGCGGCAAGGACGGCAAGGATCCGGTCATTCCGGGCGGCCCCGGCGCCAAGGCCGGGATCAAGGCCGGCGATGTGATCACCAAGGTGGACGGTGCCCCGGTGCACAGTGGCGAGGAGCTGATCGTCAAGATCCGCAGCCACCGGCCCGGCGACACGCTGGCGCTGACCCTCCAAAGGGGCGGGAAGGAGCGGTCCGTACGGCTCAGCCTGGGTTCCTCCAGTACGGACTGA
- a CDS encoding enoyl-CoA hydratase/isomerase family protein, with amino-acid sequence MADTVLYDVTDGLATITLNRPDAMNALNIEAKVLLRDTLQEAAADPAVRAVLLTATGRAFCVGQDLKEHIGLLAEDRASGTGKTMNTVREHYNPIVTALTEMPKPVVAGVNGVAAGAGAGFAMAADYRVVADSASFNTSFAGVALTADSGVSWTLPRLIGQGRAADLLLFPRNVSAQEAYDLGIANKVVPAAELAEEAAAVARRLAQGPTAAYAAIKESLAYGAGHSLGETLGKEDELQGRAGASEDHTIAVEAFVKKEKPVFLGR; translated from the coding sequence ATGGCCGACACCGTGCTCTATGACGTGACCGACGGACTCGCGACGATCACGCTCAACCGGCCCGACGCGATGAACGCGCTGAACATCGAGGCGAAGGTCCTGCTGCGGGACACCCTCCAGGAGGCCGCCGCCGATCCCGCCGTGCGCGCCGTGCTGCTGACCGCCACCGGGCGCGCCTTCTGCGTCGGGCAGGACCTCAAGGAGCACATCGGTCTGCTGGCCGAGGACCGGGCCAGTGGCACCGGGAAGACCATGAACACCGTGCGTGAGCACTACAACCCCATCGTGACGGCGCTGACCGAGATGCCCAAGCCCGTGGTGGCGGGCGTCAACGGGGTCGCCGCGGGGGCCGGTGCGGGCTTCGCGATGGCCGCCGACTACCGCGTGGTCGCCGACTCCGCCTCCTTCAACACCTCCTTCGCGGGGGTCGCGCTGACCGCCGACTCCGGGGTGTCCTGGACACTGCCGCGGCTGATCGGCCAGGGCCGGGCCGCCGATCTGCTGCTGTTCCCGCGCAACGTCAGCGCCCAGGAGGCGTACGACCTGGGTATCGCCAACAAGGTGGTGCCGGCCGCGGAGCTCGCGGAGGAGGCGGCGGCCGTCGCCCGGCGGCTGGCCCAGGGCCCGACCGCCGCGTATGCCGCGATCAAGGAGTCGCTGGCCTACGGGGCGGGGCACTCGCTCGGCGAGACCCTCGGCAAGGAGGACGAACTGCAGGGCCGGGCCGGGGCGTCGGAGGACCACACGATCGCGGTGGAGGCGTTCGTGAAGAAGGAGAAGCCGGTCTTCCTGGGCCGCTGA
- a CDS encoding DNA-3-methyladenine glycosylase I, giving the protein MSGVVREPDGIPRCPWGMESAQMADYRAYHDTEWGLPVHGDDALFERMSLEAFQSGLSWITILRRRPGFRAAFAGFHIPAVARFTDADAERLLADPGVIRNRAKIAATIGNARIAAELAPGELDDLIWSYAPDRAGRPVPRTIGDLQPVTPESTALAKDLKKRGFRFVGPTTAYAMMQACGLVNDHLAECHVRASVEAAAG; this is encoded by the coding sequence ATGAGCGGCGTGGTGAGGGAGCCGGACGGCATCCCGCGCTGCCCGTGGGGCATGGAGTCGGCGCAGATGGCCGACTACCGCGCCTACCACGACACCGAATGGGGCCTGCCGGTCCACGGCGACGACGCGCTCTTCGAGCGGATGAGCCTGGAGGCATTCCAGTCCGGGCTCTCCTGGATCACGATCCTGCGCCGCCGCCCCGGCTTCCGCGCCGCGTTCGCCGGCTTCCACATCCCGGCGGTGGCGCGGTTCACGGACGCGGACGCCGAGCGGCTGCTGGCCGACCCGGGCGTCATCCGCAACCGCGCCAAGATCGCCGCGACGATCGGTAACGCCCGGATCGCCGCCGAGCTGGCCCCCGGTGAGCTCGACGACCTGATCTGGTCCTACGCCCCCGACCGGGCGGGCCGGCCGGTGCCGCGCACCATCGGCGATCTCCAGCCGGTGACCCCGGAGTCGACGGCGCTCGCCAAGGACCTCAAGAAGCGCGGCTTCCGCTTCGTCGGCCCGACCACCGCCTACGCGATGATGCAGGCGTGCGGCCTGGTCAACGACCATCTGGCGGAGTGCCACGTCCGGGCGTCCGTGGAGGCGGCGGCCGGCTGA